In Ramlibacter sp., the sequence GTGGCAACGCCCGAATAGATGGACCCGAGCACCGCACCGATCAGCAGCACCACGGGGATCAGGTGGCGCGCCGCATGGATCTTCTGCAGCAGGCTCATGGACGCGTCAGCGGCCGGGATCTTGTCCTTGTTGAACAGCGCCCAGACGATGATGTAGCCCATGAACAGCGTGGCCAGCAGCAGGCCCGGCAACACGCCACCGATGAACAGCTTGGCGATCGACACATCGGCCGCCACGCCATAGACGATCATGATGATGGACGGCGGGATCAGCAGGCCCAGCGTGGCAGCACCGGCCAGCGTGCCCACGGCCATGGCCTCGGGGTAGCCGCGGCGCTTGAGCTCGGGCAGCGAGATCTTGCCGATGGTGGCGCAGGTCGCCGCCGACGATCCCGACACCGCCGCGAAGATGGTGCTGCCGATCACGTTGACATGCAGCAGGCGGCCCGGCAGGCGGTTGAACCAGGGCGCCAGGCCCTTGAACATGTCCTCCGACAGCTTGGTGCGGAACAGGATTTCCCCCATCCAGAGGAACAGCGGGAGCGCCGTCAGCGTCCAGCTGGACGTGGAGCCCCAGATGGTGAGCATCATGCTGTCCCCCACGGGCCGCGGACTCACGAACTGCATGGCGATCAGGCCAACGCCCAGCAGGGACATGCCAATCCAGACGCCGGAGCCCAGGATGATGAACAGCAGGACGACGAGTCCCAGGGCCAATAGAACTTCCATGATGTGCTCCTGATCTTTTTCTGGATGAATGACTGCGCTTATTCGGAGCGGGCGGCCTCGCCCGACGCCACCTCGAAGAACGTGCCGCCACTGAGGCGGGCGACCAGCGCATGGACCATGGACACGGCGAAGCCAATGCAGCCCACGGCCATCGTCAGCTGGGGAATCCACATCGGGGTGGCGTCTCCGGTGGGCGCCACGTCATGCAGCGTGTAAGACAGCCACACCATGCGGCAGGCAAACCAGGCGATGTACAGCGACAGCAGCGCGCCAGCGCCGAGGCTCCAGTACTCGAGCGCGGCACGCATGCGCGGCGGCGAGTTCTGCAGCAGCAATGTCACGCGGATGTGGTCGCCCTGGCGAAAGGCCGAGGGCAGCGCCAGGAAGAGCGCTGCGGCAATCGAGTAGCCCGCATACCCGTCGAGGCCGGGAATGCTCCAGCCATCGACCAGTCGCGTGGCAATGTTCAGGGTGATTGACAGCAGGGCTGCCAGCATGGACACGCAGGCCAGCGCCAGCAGGGTCTTGTAGAAATTCCGGGCGAGCTTGTCCACAGTCAACTCCAACGACAGGTTGATCTCTTGGGGGGTCATGCCCCGGCGTCAGGCGCCGGGGTCATGCCAGGGGGGGGAACGCGGCTTAGTGCTTGCGGTACGCGTCGATGATGGCCTTGCCATCAGGACCCGCCGAGGCCAGCCATTCGGCGGTCATCGTCTCGCCAATCGCGAGCAGCGCCTTGCGCACGCTCTCGGAGGGCTGGGCAATGGTCATGCCATTGCTGCTCAGGACCTTGATGGAATCGGCATCCACCTTCTCGCTGGCCTGCCAGCCGCGCTGCTCGGCTGCCGCCGCAGCCTTGAGCACCGCTTCCTGGGTGGCCTTGTCAAGCGCGTCGAAGGCTTTCTGGTTGACCGCCGTGACATTGCGCGGAAGCCAGCCGTTGACCGGGTAGAAGAACTTGGTCTGCTCGTACAGCTTGCCGTCGGCGCCGCTGGCGCTGGAGGTCAGGAAGTTGTTGGCCGCGCCGGTGGCCAGCGCCTGGCCCAGTTCCGGCAGCTGGATGGTGACGGGCGAGGCGCCCAGCATCTGCGCGATCTTGGTGGTGGCCGGGTTGTAGGCGCGCATCTTGGTGCCCTTGAAGTCATCGGCGCTGTTGATGGGCTTGACCGAGTACAGCGACTGGCCTGGCCAGGGCACCGAGAACAGGGGCTTCACGCCCTGCGCGGCCAGCACCTTGGCCTGCACCGGCTTGGCGGCCTCGTACAGGCGCTTCGCGTCGGCGTAGCTGGTGGCCAGGAAGGGGATCGAGTCCACGCCATACAGCGGGTTCTCGTTGGCCAGGCCCGAGATGATGAATTCACCCGCGGGGGCCAGCCCGCCCTGGATCGCGCGCTTGATCTCGGGCTGCTTGAACAGCGAGCCGCCCGCGTGCACCGTGATCTTGAGCTTGCCGCCGCTGAGCTTGTCCACGTCATCAGCGAACTGCTGCACGTTTTGCGTCTGGAAGGTGTTGGCACCGTAGCCGGTGGGCAGGTCCCACTTGGTCTGGGCCTGGGCGAGCGTGGCGCAGGCCACGGCGGACAGGCAGAACATGAATTTTTTCATCGGGTTGCTCCTTGTTTAGAAACTGGCAAGCTGGTTGTTGAGAAGGTCTGTGATCAGCATCGCGCCAGGGGCGTGGGTGATGCAGAACTCGGGGCGGGCCTGCCGGATCGCGGCCTGCGGCGTGACGCCACAGGCCCAGAACACGGGCAGTTCATCTGGCATCACCTCCACCGCGTCCCCGTAATCGGGTTGCGACAGGTCGGCAATGCCGATCAGCGACGGATCGCCAATGTGGACCGGCGCGCCATGCACGTCGGGGAAACGGGAGGTCACCTGCACCGCGCGGATCACCGAGGCGGCGCGCAGGGGCCGCATCGAGACCACCAGCGGCCCGCTGAACGGGCCGGCCGCCTGCGTCTGGACATTGGTGCGGTACATGGCCACGTTGCGCCCCTGTTCGACGTGGCGCAACCTCAGGCCTGCCGCCATCAGGGCCTGCTCGAAACTGAAGGAGCAGCCGATCACGAAGGTGACCAGGTCATTGCGCCACAGGGGCGTGATGTCGCAGGGCTCTTCCACCAGCTCGCCATCACGCCACACGCGGTAGCGCGGCACGTCGGTGCAGATGTTGATGTCGGACCCCAGCGAGGGCAGCATCGCGTGGCCGGGCTCGGACACCGCCAGCAGCGGACAGGGCTTGGGGTTGCGCTGGCAATAGCGCAGGAAATCGTCGGCCTGCGCCCGGGGCAGGATCACCACGTTGCCCTGCACATGGTCATCGGCGAGGCCGCTTGTATGCGAGGTCCACAGACCCTGGCGGATCAGCCCGCGCACATGCGCCGCGTCCTGCATGCCCTCAGGGCCAAACACCTCCTGCGCCAAATCGGAAACTGATCCCACCACGACTCCTTGTTGCGAATTGTGTCAATTGCATGACGTTGGGCGGATTGTGGTTGCCGGTGGGTGCTACTGCAAATTCAAAATATTTCGCTTACATCATCGATTTTTTCGATGCTCCAGTTTGGGGCGGGCGCTTCAATCGGGTGCGCGCGTCCGCTGATTTCCCCTCGGGCTGGGTGTCAATGAAGGCCAGGGCCGACTTGACGACTGTCTCGACCGTCCTCGTGGAAGGGTCGGTCCGAAAGCTCGCATGGATGGGCAGCGGCGCCAGCGCCGCATCGCACTTGAGCTGCTTCAAATTGGGGAAAACCAGAAGACGCTCGACCGCCCGGCGCGGCAGGGTGGCCACGCCAAAGCCGCCCTGGACCAGCTGGACCATCGCCGAAATCGATGAAATGGTGTGCACGCGCCGCGGCTCGACCTCGGCCTGGCGAAACAGGTCCACCAGCGTGACATGCGGCTGCGAACCGCGCTGGAAGGTGAGGATTTCCTGCTCGCCAAGGTCCTCCAGCGTGTAGCTGCGCCTGCGGTGTTTCTGGGCATTGCCCATGAACACCATCTCCATCGGCGGCAGCGAGCGGCTGCGCACGCCGTCGCCCGACGCGGGCAGCGCCGCGAACACCAGGTCCTGCGTGCCCCGGCGGATCTGCTCGACCAGGATCGGCGTGGTTTCCACCGTGAGTTCCAGCTCCAGCGCGGGCTGGTCCACGCGCAGTTTTTCGATCCACGGAATCAGCCACGAGTGCAGCACCGATTCGATCGCGCCGATGCGCATGGACACCGCCAGCGGCGCTCCCGAGCCCATCTCGGCCTTGACCTCGCGCTGCAGTTCCAGCAGCCGCTGCGAATAGGTGAAGAACCGGGTGCCCGCGATGGTGAGGCGAAAGTGCTTGTCGCGCCGGTCCAGCAGCAGCACGCCAAGCTCTTCCTCGAGCGCGGCGATGCGGCTGGACATGGCCGATTGCGTGAGGTACAGCTTCTCGGCGGCGCGCGTCACGCTCTTGAGCGAGGCCACCCAGTAAAACGCCTCGACGAATCGCAGGTTCATGGTGAGACCCCGGTGCGGCCGGTGGCCAGGACGCAGGGGGCCGCATGGGGGCGCAAGGCCGGCGCGTCCAGCAGCGACAGCACCCGCCAGCCGGTGGCCTCGCGGATCTGCACCGCATAGGGCGGCATGTTCGTGCACTCCAGCAGCAGCGTCTGCAGCTGGGGCGCCCGCGCCTTCAGGGCCAGCGCCGCGGCCACCACGTCGGCCTGCGCGGCCTGCAGGTCCATCTGCTCGCGGTTGCCCAGGATGGCCGAGGCGAATTCGCCCGCGGGGTTCACCCCCTGCACCAGCACGTCGGCCACGCGCTCGCGCGGCACGCCGGCACTGCGGATGTGCTCGCTGCCCAGCTTGCCCGCGCTGATGGTGAGCACGCCCACCTGGCGCTCTTCCCTGAGCAGCCGGGGCAGCTGCAGCAGGCTCGAGGTAACGACCGGCACCTTGACCGCAGCCTGCAATTCCTTTTGCAGCAGCACCAGGAAGCCGCAACTGGTGGTGATGACCGACACCCCCAGCTGCTCCAGCCCGCGCACCACGGCCACAAAGGCCGGCACCACGCGCCCCGCCCGCAGGCCGCGCGCCGACTGCACCACCTTGTCGGGCCAGACCCCGCGCACGATACGAAAGTTCACGGGCGCGGCCCAGCTGTCCGGGTGGCCGACATCGCCCGGCGGGCGGGGAAAGCGGGTGTCCAGCATGACCACGCCCACCACGGGCTGGGCATGGCCCGGGGGAAACACCGGAGGGGGTGGCGCGCTATTTGCATTTATGCTCGGGCTCTCATTCATCCATACCATTGTCCCGGAGAGAACATGAAACTCAAACTCGGATTGATGGCCGCCGCCCTGACCCTGGGTGCCTCGGCCTTCGCGCAGACCAAGTGGGACCTGCCCGCTGCCTACCCCGCCACCAACTTCCACAGCGAAAACCTGGCCCAGTTCGCCAGCGACGTGGACAAGGCCACGGGCGGCAAGCTCAAGATCACCGTGCACCCGGGCGCCTCGCTGTTCAAGGCACCGGAAATCAAGCGCGCCGTGCAGGGCGGCCAGGCCCAGGCCGGCGAAATCCTGCTGGCCAACTTTGCCAACGAATGGCCCATCTATGCCGCCGACGGCATGCCCTTCCTGGCTGACAGCTATGACGCCGCCATGAAGCTGTACAAGGCCCAGAGGCCCATGCTCGAGAAAAAACTGGCGGCCGACGGCATGGCCCTGCTGTACGCCGTGCCCTGGCCCCCGCAGGGTATCTACGTCAAGAAGCCGATCAACAGCGCCGCCGACCTGAAGGGCGTGAAATGGCGCGCCTACAGCCCGGCCACCGCGCGCATCGCCGAACTGGTGGGCGCCCAGCCCGTGACCGTGCAGGCCGCCGAACTCTCCCAGGCCATGGCCACGGGCGTGGTCGAGAGCTACATGTCTTCCGGCTCCACGGGCTTTGACACCAAGACCTACGAGCACCTGAAGTACTGGTACGACACCCAGGCCTGGCTGCCCAAGAACGCCGTGATCGTCAACAAGAAATCGTTTGACGCGCTCGACAAGCCCACGCAGGACGCGCTGCTCAAGGCCGCCGCCGAGGCCGAGACCCGCGGCTGGGCCTCCAGCAAGAAGGTCAACGGCGAAGTGCTCGACAAGCTCAAGGCCAACGGCATGCAGATCCTGCCGCCCTCGGCCCAGCTCAAGGCCGACATGAAAAAGGTCGGCGACGTGATGCTCAAGGAATGGCTGGACAAGGCCGGCCCCGAAGGCCAGGCCCTGGTGGACGCTTACCGCAAGTAAGCTGATGCGCAAGGCCCTTGACGCGCTTTACACCAGCGCCGCCGCCCTGGCGGCGCTTTTTCTGGTGGGTTTGCTGGTGATGGTGCTGCTGTCCATTGCCAGCCGGCAACTGCAGTTCCATGTGCCGGGCACCGACGCCTATGCGGGTTACCTCATGGCGGCCAGCGGCTTCCTGGCGCTCGCGCACACGCTCAAGCGCGGTGAGCACATCCGCGTCACGCTGGTGATCAACGCGCTCAAGGGCCCTTTCAAAAAGGCCTCGGAACTCTGGGCCCTGGCGGCGGCCACGCTGCTGTCGTGCCTGTTTGCCTTCTACAGCTGCCGGCTGTCCTGGCAGTCCTACACCTTTCACGACATCTCCACCGCGAGCGACGCCACCCCCCTGTGGATGCCCCAGGTGGCCATGGCCGTGGGCACGGTGATCCTTGCGATTGCCTTTGTCGACGAACTGGTGCTGGAACTGCGCGGCCAGCGCCAGGCCAGCGCCCCTGACGAGGCCCTGCGCAATGAGTGACTTCGCCATCACCGGCCTGCTGGTGCTCAGCCTGTTCCTGATCCTGGGCAGCGGCGTGTGGATCGGGCTCACGCTGTCGGGCGTGGCCTGGATCGGCATGCAGCTGTTCTCGTCGCGGCCCGCCGGTGACGCCATGGCCGTCACCATCTGGGGCAGCGCCTCGAGCTGGACGCTCACGGCCCTGCCGCTGTTCGTGTGGATGGGCGAGATCCTGTTTCGCACCCGGCTGAGCCAGGACATGTTCAAGGGCCTCGCGCCATGGATGCAGAGCCTGCCGGGCCGCCTGCTGCACACCAACGTGGTGGGCTGCACCATCTTTGCCGCGGTGTCCGGCTCCAGCGCCGCCACCTGCGCCACCATCGGCAAGATGTCGCTGCCCGAGCTCACCAAGCGCGGCTACCCCGAGCACATGATCGTGGGCACCCTGGCCGGCGCCAGCACGCTGGGCCTGCTGATCCCTCCGTCCATCATCATGATCGTCTACGGCGTGAGCGCCGAGGTCTCGATCGCGCGGCTGTTCATTGCCGGCGTGCTGCCGGGGGTGCTGCTGGCCACGCTGTTCTCGGGCTACATCGCGCTGTGGGCACTGGCCAACCCCGGGCGCATCCCGGCGGCCGACACGCGCATGAGCTTCATGCAAAAGCTCGCCGAGTCGCGCAGCCTGATCCCGGTGGTGACGCTGATCGCGGCCGTGCTGGGCTCCATCTACACCGGCGTGGCCACGGCCACCGAGGCCGCGGCCGTGGGCGTGGTGGGCTCGCTCATCATCTCCGGCGTGCAGGGCTCGATGAACTGGCAGACCTTCAAGGACTCGCTCATGGGCGCCACGCGGCTGTACTGCATGATCGCGCTGATCCTGTCGGGCGCGGCCTTCCTCACGCTCAGCATGGGCTACATCGGGCTGCCCCGGCACCTGGCCGAGTGGATCGCCACGCTGGGCCTGAGCCAGGCCCAGCTGATCGCCGCGCTCGCGGTGTTCTTCATCGTGCTGGGCTGCTTTCTGGACGGCATCTCGATGGTAGTGCTGACCATGGGCGTGATCATGCCCACGGTGCAGAAGGCCGGCATCGACCCGATCTGGTTCGGGATCTTCGTGGTGCTGGTGGTCGAGATGGCGCAGATCACGCCGCCCGTGGGCTTCAACCTGTTCGTGCTGCAGGGCATGACGGGCCGCGAGCTGACCTGGATCGCCAAGGTCACCATCCCGATGTTCCTGCTGATGTGCGTGGCCATTGCGCTGATCTATGCCTTTCCGGGCATCGTGACCTGGCTGCCGCAGCAGATGATGAACTAGCGCGCAGGGAGGCCGTCCGCCATGCTCAACGTCCTTGCCATCTGCGTCGGCGCGAGCGTCGGCGCGCTGGGCCGCTGGGGCCTGGGCCTGTGGCTCAACCCCGGCGCCCTGCTGCCCTGGGGCACGCTCGCGGCCAACCTGCTGGGGGCCTACCTGATCGGCGTGTGCGTGGCCGTGTTCCAGGCCCTGCCCCACCTCGACCCCGCCTGGCGGCTGGCGCTGGTGACCGGCCTGCTGGGTGCGCTGACCACCTTTTCATCGTTCAGCGCCGAAGTCGTGGGCATGCTGATGCAGCAGCGCTACGCACTGGCCGGGCTGACCGCGCTGCTGCACCTGGCTGGCTCGCTCGCGCTCACGCTGCTGGGCCTCAAAACCACCCTGTGGCTAATCGCGGCCCGGGTGGCCTGAGGCACCGAAGGTTAACTTTCCGGCTATTCGGAGAGTGGGCAGGCTCTGGCAGAATTCCGCCACACCATGAAACACCTGCTGCTGGCCCTGCTGCTGTTCGCCTGCCGTTTCGGCCACGCCGAGGAGTACTGGTTCACCGTCATGGGCGACAAGGCCAACCCCGCCGTCAACACCATCGAGGTCAACCCCGTTCCCCTGGACGGTGATGGCCTGATGCGGACCATGCGGGTGCGGGTGAGCCGCTCCACCCTGCGCAAGAGCTGGGACGGCATCCCCTACCGCTCTTATGAGTCCACCGTGCTGTTTGACTGCCTCCAGAAAAAGGCACAGTACCTCTCGCTGGTGTTCTACCTGCAGCCGGCCTGGCAGGGGCCCTCGCACCAGACCTCGGTCTTCACCCCGGACAAGGTCCGCCCCATGCTGTTCAAGGACGTGGTGCCCAACCCGACCGAGCGCATCATCCGCGCGGCCTGCCAGTAAGCCAGTCTGAGCCGGTTTGCCCGCCGGCTGCCGCGCATGGCAGTTGCTATGTTTTCAATAGCAGCAAGTGGCCGTGGAGCCTGGACTCCAGCCCGATTTGCCGCATATTCGCCTCATGAACGGGTGCGCGGCACCCCGCACACCAGCACCCCCGGATCATTGGCCGGCACCGCGCGGTCGTTCTTGGCCTGGCCCACGTCCATGTCGCGCGGCAGGGTCACGCCGTTCTTCACGGCGAGGATCTCGGCCATCACGCTGACGGCGATCTCGGGCGGCGTCTTGCTGCCGATGTAGATGCCAATGGGCCCGCGCAGGCGCTTGAGGCTGTCATCGGTCTGCTCGAAGTGCTCGATCATGCGCTGGTGGCGCAGGTCGTTGTTGCGGCGGCTGCCGATGGCGCCGACGTAGAAGGCGTCGGTCTTCAGCGCCTCCAGCAGCGCGAGGTCGTCGAGCTTGGGGTCGTGCGTGAGGGCCACCACGCAGCTGCGCCGGTCGGGCCTGAAGGCGGTGACCACGTCGTCGGGCATGTCGGCCACCACCGTGGCGCCGGCCACGCTCCAGGCGCCGCGGTATTCCTCGCGCGGGTCGCACACCGTCACCGCAAAGCCGCTGAACAGGGCCATGGTGGCGAGGTATTCGGTGAGCTGGCCCGCGCCGATCAGCAGCATGCGGTATTCGGGGCCAAAGGTGTTGACCAGTTGGGCATCGGTCAGGCTCAGCTCCTCGGGCGCCGTGGCTTCGTCCAGCGTGGCCAGGCCGTCGCTGAGCCGCACGCTGCGCCGCATCAGGGTGCCGGCCTCCAGGCGGGTCACCAGTTCGGCCAGGCTGGCCGCGTCGGGGTCGTATTCGAGCAGCAGTTCCAGCGTGCCACCACAAGGCAGACCAAACTGGTGAGCCTCGTCGGCCGTGATGCCGTACTTCACAAAGCCCGGCGCACCCGAGGGAATCTGCTTGTCGTCGCCCTTGCCGGAATAGGCCTGGGTGAAGCGGTAAATCAGGTCGTCCTCAATGCAACCGCCCGACACCGAGCCCACCACCGCGCCGTCCTCGCACAGCGCCATGATGGAGCCGATGGGCCGGGGCGAGCTGCCCCAGGTCCGCACCACCGTGGCCAGCAACGCACGCCGGCCGGCCGCGCGCCAGTCGCGCAGCGTGCGCAGCACCATCACATCCAGGTTTTCCATGAACAGCCTCCTTTGCCGGTGGCGCCCCCGCGCCTCAGCGCAGCAGCCAGATGGCGGCCAGCACCACCACGGCGCCCGCCACCCAGACCCAGGCCGGCACCTTGCCAGCCGGGGCCGATGGCGCCGGTGCTGGCGCGGCCAGTGCGGCCGCGGCGGCATACGCCTGCGGATGCTGGCGCTGCATCTCGTCGTCAAAGCGCTTGAAAAAATCTTCGGCCATGGACTTGGCCACACCGTCGATCAGGCGCTGGCCCAGCTGCGCGATCTTGCCGCCCACCGATGCATGCACGGTGTAGCTGAGCTCGCAGCCGCTGCCTTCGGCCGCGGGCTTGAGCGTGACGGCCGAGTTGCCCTTGCCAAAGCCGGCCGCGCCGCCCTGCCCGTCAAAGGTGATGGTGTAACTGTTGGGCGGGTTGATCTCGCTGAGCGTGATCTTGCCGTTGAACTTGGCGGCCACGGGGCCGATCTTGACCGCCACGCCCACGGCGTACTGGTTCTCGCCGGTGGCCTCGACCTTGTCGCAGCCGGGGATGCAGATCTTGAGCACCTCGGGGTTGTTCAGCGCATCCCAGGCCTGTTGTTGGGTGACCGCGAGTGCGCGGTTGCCTTGCATGTCCATTGGGTTTCCCTCTTTCTGAGTTGTGTGGGTCTACTGTTTCATCAGAGCCGCGAGACTGGCGGCCAGTTCCCCGAGCTTGCTGATGTTGTGCACCGCGAGCATGCCGTGCGCGTGGCGGTGCAGCACGGCGGCGCCGCGCGCCAGCGGCTGGTAGCCGTCAAAGCGCAGCAGCGGGTTGAGCCAGAGCAGGCGCCGGCTGTGCTGGCGCAGCCAGCGCAGTTCGCTGTCCAACGCCCCGGGCTCGCCCGTGTCCAGCCCGTCGCTGATGACCAGCACCAGCGTGCGCCGGCCGATCAGCCGTCGCGCATGGACCTGGCGCAGCGTGGCCAGCGAGTCGCCCAGCCGCGTGCCGCCGGCAAAGTCGTCAATCAGCGCGCTGGCCGCGCCCAGCATGGCGTCGGTGTCGCCCAGGCGGAACGCCGGGGTCAGGTCGCTCAGGTGGGTGCCAAAGGCAAACACGTCGCGGCGCAGGCCCGGCACATCGCGCGTGGCGGCGTGCAGGAAGGCCAGCAGCAGGCGCGCGTAGCGCTCCATCGAGCCCGACACGTCCACCAGCACCAGCAGCGGCAATGGCTGCGAGCGGCGCTGCAGGCGGGGCAGCTGCATGATCTCGCCGCCGGTCCGCGCCGCCTCGTGCAGGGCGCCGCTCCAGTGCAGGCGGCCGCCGCGCACACCCGGTCGGGTGCGGCGTGTTGCCATTTGCGGAATGGGCAGGGCCACGTCGCGTGCCAGCTGCGCCACCAGGTGGTATTCGGTGGCGCTCAGCGCGCTGAAGTCGGCGTGCTTGAGGCGCTGCAGGTCACTGGCCGTCATGGCGGCGTCAAAGTCGATCTTGTCGTCTTCCTTTTTGGGCAGGCCCTGCGGACCCGCGGCCCGGGCCGGCGCCAGCGCCTCGCGCACCCGCGGCCGGCGCCGGCTCGGCTCGGCCTTGCCTTCGGCGCTGGGCAGCAACTGGGCCAGCAGCTTGTTGGCCATTTCGGGGTTGCGGAAGTAGATGTCGAACAGCTCGCGAAACACCATGCGGTCCTGCTCGCGGCTGACCATCACGGCTTCCATCGCGGCGCTCAGGTCGGGCTTGCTGGCCACGCCCACCAGCATGG encodes:
- a CDS encoding TRAP transporter large permease subunit is translated as MEVLLALGLVVLLFIILGSGVWIGMSLLGVGLIAMQFVSPRPVGDSMMLTIWGSTSSWTLTALPLFLWMGEILFRTKLSEDMFKGLAPWFNRLPGRLLHVNVIGSTIFAAVSGSSAATCATIGKISLPELKRRGYPEAMAVGTLAGAATLGLLIPPSIIMIVYGVAADVSIAKLFIGGVLPGLLLATLFMGYIIVWALFNKDKIPAADASMSLLQKIHAARHLIPVVLLIGAVLGSIYSGVATATEAAAIGVLGSFTLAAIEGSLSWKRVTEGLAAACRVYCMIGLILAGAAFLTLAMGFVGLPRHLAEFVGALHLSPLMLVLALTVFFLILGCFLDGISMVVLTIGVLMPTVQAAGLDLIWFGIFVVLVVEIAQITPPVGLNLFVLQGLTRHEITYIARTVIPMFLLMLAAILLIYFFPDVVLWLPRRM
- a CDS encoding TRAP transporter small permease, producing the protein MTPQEINLSLELTVDKLARNFYKTLLALACVSMLAALLSITLNIATRLVDGWSIPGLDGYAGYSIAAALFLALPSAFRQGDHIRVTLLLQNSPPRMRAALEYWSLGAGALLSLYIAWFACRMVWLSYTLHDVAPTGDATPMWIPQLTMAVGCIGFAVSMVHALVARLSGGTFFEVASGEAARSE
- a CDS encoding TRAP transporter substrate-binding protein, translated to MKKFMFCLSAVACATLAQAQTKWDLPTGYGANTFQTQNVQQFADDVDKLSGGKLKITVHAGGSLFKQPEIKRAIQGGLAPAGEFIISGLANENPLYGVDSIPFLATSYADAKRLYEAAKPVQAKVLAAQGVKPLFSVPWPGQSLYSVKPINSADDFKGTKMRAYNPATTKIAQMLGASPVTIQLPELGQALATGAANNFLTSSASGADGKLYEQTKFFYPVNGWLPRNVTAVNQKAFDALDKATQEAVLKAAAAAEQRGWQASEKVDADSIKVLSSNGMTIAQPSESVRKALLAIGETMTAEWLASAGPDGKAIIDAYRKH
- a CDS encoding putative hydro-lyase, with the protein product MQDAAHVRGLIRQGLWTSHTSGLADDHVQGNVVILPRAQADDFLRYCQRNPKPCPLLAVSEPGHAMLPSLGSDINICTDVPRYRVWRDGELVEEPCDITPLWRNDLVTFVIGCSFSFEQALMAAGLRLRHVEQGRNVAMYRTNVQTQAAGPFSGPLVVSMRPLRAASVIRAVQVTSRFPDVHGAPVHIGDPSLIGIADLSQPDYGDAVEVMPDELPVFWACGVTPQAAIRQARPEFCITHAPGAMLITDLLNNQLASF
- a CDS encoding LysR family transcriptional regulator, encoding MNLRFVEAFYWVASLKSVTRAAEKLYLTQSAMSSRIAALEEELGVLLLDRRDKHFRLTIAGTRFFTYSQRLLELQREVKAEMGSGAPLAVSMRIGAIESVLHSWLIPWIEKLRVDQPALELELTVETTPILVEQIRRGTQDLVFAALPASGDGVRSRSLPPMEMVFMGNAQKHRRRSYTLEDLGEQEILTFQRGSQPHVTLVDLFRQAEVEPRRVHTISSISAMVQLVQGGFGVATLPRRAVERLLVFPNLKQLKCDAALAPLPIHASFRTDPSTRTVETVVKSALAFIDTQPEGKSADARTRLKRPPQTGASKKSMM
- a CDS encoding aspartate/glutamate racemase family protein, with the protein product MNESPSINANSAPPPPVFPPGHAQPVVGVVMLDTRFPRPPGDVGHPDSWAAPVNFRIVRGVWPDKVVQSARGLRAGRVVPAFVAVVRGLEQLGVSVITTSCGFLVLLQKELQAAVKVPVVTSSLLQLPRLLREERQVGVLTISAGKLGSEHIRSAGVPRERVADVLVQGVNPAGEFASAILGNREQMDLQAAQADVVAAALALKARAPQLQTLLLECTNMPPYAVQIREATGWRVLSLLDAPALRPHAAPCVLATGRTGVSP
- a CDS encoding TRAP transporter substrate-binding protein is translated as MKLKLGLMAAALTLGASAFAQTKWDLPAAYPATNFHSENLAQFASDVDKATGGKLKITVHPGASLFKAPEIKRAVQGGQAQAGEILLANFANEWPIYAADGMPFLADSYDAAMKLYKAQRPMLEKKLAADGMALLYAVPWPPQGIYVKKPINSAADLKGVKWRAYSPATARIAELVGAQPVTVQAAELSQAMATGVVESYMSSGSTGFDTKTYEHLKYWYDTQAWLPKNAVIVNKKSFDALDKPTQDALLKAAAEAETRGWASSKKVNGEVLDKLKANGMQILPPSAQLKADMKKVGDVMLKEWLDKAGPEGQALVDAYRK
- a CDS encoding TRAP transporter small permease; translated protein: MRKALDALYTSAAALAALFLVGLLVMVLLSIASRQLQFHVPGTDAYAGYLMAASGFLALAHTLKRGEHIRVTLVINALKGPFKKASELWALAAATLLSCLFAFYSCRLSWQSYTFHDISTASDATPLWMPQVAMAVGTVILAIAFVDELVLELRGQRQASAPDEALRNE
- a CDS encoding TRAP transporter large permease subunit, yielding MSDFAITGLLVLSLFLILGSGVWIGLTLSGVAWIGMQLFSSRPAGDAMAVTIWGSASSWTLTALPLFVWMGEILFRTRLSQDMFKGLAPWMQSLPGRLLHTNVVGCTIFAAVSGSSAATCATIGKMSLPELTKRGYPEHMIVGTLAGASTLGLLIPPSIIMIVYGVSAEVSIARLFIAGVLPGVLLATLFSGYIALWALANPGRIPAADTRMSFMQKLAESRSLIPVVTLIAAVLGSIYTGVATATEAAAVGVVGSLIISGVQGSMNWQTFKDSLMGATRLYCMIALILSGAAFLTLSMGYIGLPRHLAEWIATLGLSQAQLIAALAVFFIVLGCFLDGISMVVLTMGVIMPTVQKAGIDPIWFGIFVVLVVEMAQITPPVGFNLFVLQGMTGRELTWIAKVTIPMFLLMCVAIALIYAFPGIVTWLPQQMMN
- the crcB gene encoding fluoride efflux transporter CrcB, whose translation is MLNVLAICVGASVGALGRWGLGLWLNPGALLPWGTLAANLLGAYLIGVCVAVFQALPHLDPAWRLALVTGLLGALTTFSSFSAEVVGMLMQQRYALAGLTALLHLAGSLALTLLGLKTTLWLIAARVA
- a CDS encoding XdhC family protein, whose product is MENLDVMVLRTLRDWRAAGRRALLATVVRTWGSSPRPIGSIMALCEDGAVVGSVSGGCIEDDLIYRFTQAYSGKGDDKQIPSGAPGFVKYGITADEAHQFGLPCGGTLELLLEYDPDAASLAELVTRLEAGTLMRRSVRLSDGLATLDEATAPEELSLTDAQLVNTFGPEYRMLLIGAGQLTEYLATMALFSGFAVTVCDPREEYRGAWSVAGATVVADMPDDVVTAFRPDRRSCVVALTHDPKLDDLALLEALKTDAFYVGAIGSRRNNDLRHQRMIEHFEQTDDSLKRLRGPIGIYIGSKTPPEIAVSVMAEILAVKNGVTLPRDMDVGQAKNDRAVPANDPGVLVCGVPRTRS
- a CDS encoding carbon monoxide dehydrogenase subunit G translates to MDMQGNRALAVTQQQAWDALNNPEVLKICIPGCDKVEATGENQYAVGVAVKIGPVAAKFNGKITLSEINPPNSYTITFDGQGGAAGFGKGNSAVTLKPAAEGSGCELSYTVHASVGGKIAQLGQRLIDGVAKSMAEDFFKRFDDEMQRQHPQAYAAAAALAAPAPAPSAPAGKVPAWVWVAGAVVVLAAIWLLR